Within Campylobacter jejuni, the genomic segment TTTAAAACTCATTTTAGAAACTGCTACAGGGGTTAATAATATCGATATTGAGTATGCTAAAGAAAAAGGTATTATTGTAAAAAATGCTGCTGGGTATTCTACTATGAGTGTGGTGCAACATACTTTTGCGTTTATGTTTGCTTTTTTAAATCAAGTGCTTTATTATGACAAATGGAGCAAAGAGGGTAAATGGTGTGAAAGTCCTATTTTTACAGATTATAGTAGAATTTTAAACACCTTAAGCGGTAAAAAACATGGTATTATAGGTTTAGGAACCATAGGTAAAGAAGTGGCAAAAATTTCAAAGGCTTTTGGAGCCGAAATTTATTATTATTCTACGAGTGGAGCTAATAAAAACGCAGATTTTATACATTTGGAATTAAAAGATTTATTGAAAACTTGTGATATTATTAGTATCCACGCACCTTTAAATGAAAAAACTAAAAATTTACTCGCCTTTGAAGAATTAAAGCTTTTAAAAGATAATGCGATTTTGATTAATGTAGGAAGAGGTGGGATTATCAATGAAAATGATTTAGCTAAAATCATAGATGAAAAAAATATTCGTGTAGGGCTTGATGTTTTAGAAATTGAACCTATGATGAAAAATCATCCACTTTTAAGCATTAAAAATAAAGAAAATCTTATTATCACTCCTCATGTTGCGTGGGCGAGCAAGGAGGCTTTAAATGCTTTAATGGATATAGTTTATAATAATTTAAAAGAATGGATAGAAAATGGCAAGTGAACATAGTTTTGATATTTCAGCAGCTTTAGATAAACAAGAGTTAAAAAATGCTTTTGAACAAGCTAAAAAAGAACTTGATAGTCGTTATGACTTAAAAGGAATTAAGTGTGAGATTGATTTAAGCGAAAAAGAGAGTATTTTTAAACTCAGTTCTTCTAGTGAAGGAAAACTTGATGTTTTAAAAGATATAGTGATTTCTAAACTTATCAAAAGAGGAATTAATCCTAATGCTATTAAAGAGCTTTCTCGTGAAAGTGGAGCAATGTTTCGTTTAAATTTGAAAGCAAACGATGCTATTGATAGTGAAAATGC encodes:
- a CDS encoding YajQ family cyclic di-GMP-binding protein; the encoded protein is MASEHSFDISAALDKQELKNAFEQAKKELDSRYDLKGIKCEIDLSEKESIFKLSSSSEGKLDVLKDIVISKLIKRGINPNAIKELSRESGAMFRLNLKANDAIDSENAKKINKAIKDSKLKVNSSIRGEEIRVVAKQIDDLQAVMKLVKELDLELNISFKNLK
- a CDS encoding D-2-hydroxyacid dehydrogenase, whose amino-acid sequence is MKIVCLDAATLGDYDLSVFEKFGSLQIYTTTNKEQTIERLKDANVAMTNKVVIDKDVIDTCKNLKLILETATGVNNIDIEYAKEKGIIVKNAAGYSTMSVVQHTFAFMFAFLNQVLYYDKWSKEGKWCESPIFTDYSRILNTLSGKKHGIIGLGTIGKEVAKISKAFGAEIYYYSTSGANKNADFIHLELKDLLKTCDIISIHAPLNEKTKNLLAFEELKLLKDNAILINVGRGGIINENDLAKIIDEKNIRVGLDVLEIEPMMKNHPLLSIKNKENLIITPHVAWASKEALNALMDIVYNNLKEWIENGK